A single region of the Brachypodium distachyon strain Bd21 chromosome 3, Brachypodium_distachyon_v3.0, whole genome shotgun sequence genome encodes:
- the LOC100821714 gene encoding methionine adenosyltransferase 2 subunit beta gives MEGEERKRVLVVGGSGYLGQHLLAALASPGGGGGGVDVDVAFTHHSEAAPRQLLDALPRLRAFRVDLRSGDGLEDIAASFGQPHVIVNCAAISVPRACEMDPAAAMATNIPSSLVNWSLSFGNSKSLLIHLSTDQVYEGVKSFYKEEDETLPVNMYGKSKVASEKFITENCPNYAILRSSIIYGPQTISPVAKSLPIQWMDGVLSQRQQVDFFNDEYRCPVYVKDMVDVILALTKKWLSDGKTIQVLLNVGGPDRVSRLQMAESVADVRGYSHSIIKSVPASSVNRGVASPSDISMDITRLTQMLGIQPITFQDGVRATLDAESSS, from the exons atggaaggggaggagaggaagagggtgctggtggtggggggAAGCGGCTACCTGGGCCAgcacctcctcgccgcgctcgcctctcccggcggcggcggcggcggcgttgacGTCGATGTAGCCTTCACGCACCACAGCGAGGCCGCGCCGCGGCAGCTTCTCGACGCGctcccccgcctccgcgccTTCCGAGTCGACCTCcgctccggcgacggcctcgAGGACATCGCCGCGTCGTTCGGCCAG CCACATGTAATTGTAAACTGTGCTGCAATCTCAGTTCCTCGGGCATGTGAAATGGATCCAGCTGCTGCTATGGCTACTAATATACCTTCTTCACTTGTCAATTGGTCACTAAGCTTCGGGAATAGCAAGTCCCTTTTGATACATCTCTCAACAGATCAAG TTTATGAGGGTGTTAAATCCTTCTACAAAGAGGAGGATGAAACATTGCCGGTGAACATGTATGGGAAATCAAAAGTTGCTTCAGAGAAGTTCATTACTGAAAACTGCCCAAATTATGCTATCTTAAGAAGCAGCATTATATATGGGCCACAAACAATATCTCCTGTGGCAAAGTCTCTCCCTATTCAG TGGATGGATGGTGTCCTTTCACAACGTCAACAAGTTGACTTTTTTAATGATGAGTATCGCTGCCCAGTTTATGTAAAAGATATGGTGGATGTAATATTGGCTTTAACAAAAAAATGGTTATCAG ATGGTAAAACAATTCAGGTACTTCTGAATGTCGGTGGACCAGATAGGGTTTCGAGACTGCAGATGGCTGAGTCTGTTGCTGATGTTCGTGGATATAGCCATTCTATAATTAAATCTGTACCTGCATCATCG GTTAACCGGGGTGTAGCTTCTCCATCAGacatatccatggatatcacCAGGCTAACTCAGATGCTCGGCATCCAGCCAATTACATTTCAGGATGGAGTCAGAGCTACACTTGATGCAGAATCCAGTTCATGA
- the LOC106866560 gene encoding uncharacterized protein LOC106866560: MESWASWFGTGVTSAFFASLERCSCINLSTDDDDDDEAAAEAHDRPLMLAPPTSDNHQDAAAADGNKVEDPPLPPV; this comes from the coding sequence ATGGAGAGCTGGGCGAGCTGGTTCGGCACGGGCGTCACCTCTGCCTTCTTCGCCTCCCTCGAGCGCTGCTCCTGCATCAACCTCtccaccgacgacgacgacgacgacgaagccgccgccgaggcccaCGACCGCCCCCTCATGCTCGCCCCCCCCACCTCCGACAACCAccaggacgccgccgccgccgatggcaACAAGGTGGAGGACCCTCCTCTTCCACCCGTATGA
- the LOC100822031 gene encoding electron transfer flavoprotein subunit beta, mitochondrial codes for MKILVAVKRVVDYAVKVRVKPDRTAVDTASAKMSMNPFCEIAVEEALRLREAGAAAEVVAATVGPAASADTLRTALAMGADRAVHVLHDPDPARPLLPLAVAKILRALAIQENPGLFILGKQAIDDDCNQTGQMLAGLLNWPQGTFASKVIVDKEKQTATVEREVDGGIETICLDLPAVITTDLRLNQPRYATLPNIMKAKSKVIKKVTPAELNVDIRSDMEVVQVDEPPKRKAGVILSSVDELLDKLKNEARVL; via the exons atgAAGATCCTGGTGGCCGTGAAACGGGTGGTCGACTACGCCGTCAAGGTGCGCGTGAAGCCGGACCGGACGGCCGTGGACACGGCCAGCGCCAAGATGTCCATGAACCCCTTCTGCGAGAtcgccgtcgaggaggcgCTCCGGCTCCGCGAggccggggccgccgccgaggtcgTCGCCGCAACCGtcggccccgccgcctccgccgacaCGCTCCGCACCGCGCTCGCCATgggcgccgaccgcgccgtccACGTCCTCCACGACCCGGACCCCGCGCGCCCGCTCCTcccgctcgccgtcgccaaGATCCTCCGCGCCCTCGCCATCCAGGAGAACCCCGGCCTCTTCATCCTCGGCAAGCAG GCAATTGATGATGATTGCAACCAAACAGGGCAAATGCTAGCTGGATTACTCAACTGGCCTCAGGGAACCTTTGCATCTAAG GTGATAGTTGACAAGGAGAAGCAAACAGCTACTGTTGAGAGAGAGGTCGATGGTGGAATTGAAACAATCTGCTTGGATTTACCTGCAGTGATTAC CACTGATTTGAGACTGAACCAGCCACGGTATGCGACGCTGCCAAACATAATGAAGGCGAAATCGAAGGTGATCAAGAAAGTCACACCTGCAGAGCTGAATGTAGATATCAGATCAGATATGGAGGTGGTTCAGGTGGATGAACCGCCAAAGAGGAAAGCCGGGGTCATTCTCTCTTCGGTCGATGAGCTCCTTGATAAATTGAAAAACGAAGCCCGTGTCTTGTAA
- the LOC100822335 gene encoding uncharacterized protein LOC100822335, whose amino-acid sequence MAQSTLQAPAPEQLTLDELLEEIFLRLPTAADLARAAMACVSFRRVIAGHRFLRRFRVLQPPPLLGMLEGIINLPFRPALPPHPSAAAARAFADADPDLLCD is encoded by the coding sequence ATGGCGCAATCGACGCTCCAAGCCCCAGCGCCGGAGCAGCTGACCCTCGACGAGCTCCTCGAGGAGATATTCCTCCGCCTTCCCAcggccgccgacctcgcccgCGCAGCAATGGCCTGCGTCTCCTTCCGCCGCGTCATCGCCGGCCACCgcttcctccgccgcttccGTGTTCTCCAACCACCGCCTCTCCTAGGTATGCTCGAAGGCATCATTAATCTCCCGTTCCGGCCGGCCCTGCCGCCCCAcccctccgctgccgccgcccgcgccttcGCCGACGCAGATCCCGACTTGCTGTGCGACTAA
- the LOC100829816 gene encoding RING-H2 finger protein ATL14: MATGILSTVLLVAGVALMVLVHVLVVVWVLRRGFSESRRLSRVVGEHADQEAGDAGLTEEEVGELPCHDFKAELAGEEGGDCAVCLEALRDGERCVVLPRCGHGFHAECVGSWLRKSRLCPVCRDEVIVAGPRKEAGADGAEVAVELV, encoded by the coding sequence ATGGCAACAGGGATCCTCTCCACCGTgctgctcgtcgccggcgtcgcgcTGATGGTGCTCGTCCACGTGCTCGTGGTCGTGTGGGTGCTGAGGCGGGGCTTCTCCGAgagccgccgcctctcccgcGTCGTCGGGGAGCACGCGGATCAGGAGGCAGGAGACGCGGGCCTTACGGAGGAAGAGGTCGGCGAGCTTCCTTGCCACGATTTCAAGGCGGAACtggccggagaagaaggcggcgaTTGCGCGGTGTGCCTGGAGGCGTTGAGGGACGGGGAGCGGTGCGTGGTGCTGCCGCGGTGCGGGCACGGGTTCCACGCCGAGTGCGTGGGCTCGTGGCTGCGCAAGAGCCGCCTGTGCCCCGTCTGCCGCGACGAGGTGATCGTCGCGGGCCCGCGGAAGGAGGCCGGCGCCGATGGTGCCGAGGTCGCCGTGGAGCTCGTCTGA